The following proteins are co-located in the Macadamia integrifolia cultivar HAES 741 chromosome 3, SCU_Mint_v3, whole genome shotgun sequence genome:
- the LOC122074206 gene encoding uncharacterized protein LOC122074206 has protein sequence MLRPNFNSLRDLHDCANDLLQLPATQQDLVQHQNVKWVNQVEEGSLRILDVCGTTRNVLLLAREHLQDLQTAFRRSVGERVLEIKIDAYNFSRKNMKKQMLKCLDSLKQMKINSTSPSASDDTDHRLLVVVNVIQQVLVTTISIVETVLSYMSMTTRKKAGSNRSSFIWKIRRVKRVARALEENVMDGAESLDTALGALHGNNPNLCEKNKAIAIQTATKQLETLEN, from the coding sequence ATGTTGCGCCCCAATTTCAATTCCCTAAGAGACTTACACGATTGCGCAAATGATCTACTTCAGTTGCCGGCCACCCAACAAGATCTTGTCCAGCATCAAAATGTAAAATGGGTTAACCAGGTGGAGGAAGGATCTCTGAGAATTTTAGATGTTTGTGGCACCACTAGGAATGTTCTGTTGCTAGCAAGGGAACACTTGCAAGACCTTCAAACCGCTTTTCGCAGAAGTGTTGGGGAGAGAGTtcttgaaatcaaaattgatgCTTACAACTTCTCTAGAAAGAATATGAAGAAACAGATGTTAAAGTGTCTGGATTCTTTGAAACAGATGAAGATCAACTCTACTAGTCCCTCAGCCTCCGACGACACCGACCACCGTCTTTTGGTGGTTGTTAATGTTATTCAACAAGTGTTGGTGACCACCATCTCTATTGTGGAGACTGTACTATCCTACATGTCCATGACAACAAGGAAGAAAGCTGGTTCAAACAGAAGTTCTTTCATTTGGAAGATCAGGCGTGTGAAGAGAGTAGCCAGAGCATTGGAAGAGAATGTAATGGATGGTGCGGAGAGCTTGGATACAGCACTTGGTGCCCTTCATGGCAACAACCCAAATTTATGTGAGAAAAATAAGGCAATCGCAATTCAAACAGCAACAAAGCAATTGGAGACATTGGAGAATTAA